Proteins encoded by one window of Antechinus flavipes isolate AdamAnt ecotype Samford, QLD, Australia chromosome 4, AdamAnt_v2, whole genome shotgun sequence:
- the SMIM5 gene encoding small integral membrane protein 5, translating into MATQNFLQEMHSMGQKFLLKLQKLPQAEPVEIAAFSVILFFIATVLLLLVIACSCCCTQCCSPDQRSRKIQVQPMTPS; encoded by the exons ATGGCAACCCAGAACTTTCTGCAGGAGATGCACTCGATGGGCCAGAAGTTCCTTCTTAAATTACAGAAGCTGCCTCAGGCCGAGCCCGTTGAGATTGCAGCCTTCTCTGTCATTCTCTTCTTCATTG CCACGGTGCTGCTGTTATTGGTAATAGCCTGCAGCTGTTGCTGTACCCAGTGCTGCTCCCCTGACCAGAGAAGCAGGAAGATTCAGGTCCAGCCCATGACACCATCGTGA